In Nomascus leucogenys isolate Asia chromosome 8, Asia_NLE_v1, whole genome shotgun sequence, a single genomic region encodes these proteins:
- the LOC100582845 gene encoding tubulin beta chain-like isoform X1 encodes MREIVHIQAGQCGNQIGAKFWEVISDEHGIDPTGTYHGDSDLQLDCISVYYNEATGGKCVPRAILVDLEPGTMDSVRSGPFGQIFRPDNFGFQLTHSPGGGTGSGMGTLLISKIREEYPDRIMNTFSVVPSPKVSDTVVKPYNATLSVHQLVENTDETYCIDNKALYDICFCTLKLTTPTYGDLNHIISDTMSGVTTCLRFPGQLNADLRKLAVNMVPFPCLHFFMPGFAPLTSRGSQQDRALTVLELTQQVFNAKNMMAACDLRHGRYLTVAAVFRGRMSMKEVDEQMLNVQNKNSSYFVEWIPNNVKTAVCDIPPRGLKMAVTFIGNSTAIQELFKRISEQFTAMFRRKAFLHWYTGEGMDEMEFAEAESNMNDLVSEYQQYQDATAEEEEDFGEEAEEEPKAEPPSPQASQFP; translated from the exons aTGAGGGAAATCGTGCACATCCAGGCTGGTCAGTGTGGCAACCAGATCGGTGCCAAGTTCTGGGAGGTGATCAGTGATGAACATGGCATCGACCCCACTGGCACCTACCACGGGGACAGCGACCTGCAGCTGGACTGCATCTCCGTGTACTACAATGAAGCCACAGGTGGCAAATGTGTTCCTCGTGCCATCCTGGTGGATCTAGAACCTGGGACCATGGACTCTGTTCGCTCAGGTCCTTTTGGCCAGATCTTTAGACCAGACAACTTT GGCTTCCAGCTGACCCACTCACCGGGTGGGGGCACAGGCTCTGGAATGGGCACTCTCCTTATCAGCAAGATCCGAGAAGAATACCCTGATCGCATCATGAATACCTTCAGTGTGGTGCCTTCACCCAAAGTGTCTGACACCGTGGTCAAGCCCTACAATGCTACCCTCTCCGTCCATCAGTTGGTAGAGAACACTGATGAGACCTATTGCATTGACAACAAGGCCCTCTATGATATCTGCTTCTGCACTCTGAAGCTGACCACACCAACCTATGGCGATCTGAACCACATCATCTCAGACACCATGAGTGGTGTCACCACCTGCCTCCGCTTCCCTGGCCAGCTCAATGCTGACCTCCGCAAGTTGGCAGTCAACATGGTCCCCTTCCCATGTCTCCATTTCTTTATGCCTGGCTTTGCCCCTCTCACCAGCCGTGGAAGCCAGCAGGATCGagctctcacagtgctggagctCACCCAGCAGGTCTTCAATGCCAAGAACATGATGGCTGCCTGTGACCTCCGCCACGGCCGATACCTCACTGTGGCTGCTGTCTTCCGTGGTCGGATGTCCATGAAGGAGGTCGATGAGCAGATGCTTAACGTGCAGAACAAGAACAGCAGCTACTTTGTGGAATGGATCCCCAACAACGTCAAGACAGCTGTCTGTGACATCCCACCTCGTGGCCTCAAGATGGCGGTCACCTTCATTGGCAATAGCACGGCCATCCAGGAGCTCTTCAAGCGCATCTCCGAGCAGTTCACTGCCATGTTCCGCCGGAAGGCCTTCCTCCACTGGTACACAGGCGAGGGCATGGACGAGATGGAGTTCGCCGAGGCTGAGAGCAACATGAACGACCTCGTCTCTGAGTATCAGCAGTACCAGGATGCCAccgcagaggaggaggaggatttcGGTGAGGAGGCCGAAGAGGAGCCTAAGGCAGAGCCCCCATCACCTCAGGCTTCTCAGTTCCCTTAG
- the LOC100582845 gene encoding tubulin beta-7 chain-like isoform X4 has translation MREIVHIQAGQCGNQIGAKFWEVISDEHGIDPTGTYHGDSDLQLDCISVYYNEATGGKCVPRAILVDLEPGTMDSVRSGPFGQIFRPDNFVFGQFGAGYNWAKGHYKQGAELVDSVLDVVWKEVDEQMLNVQNKNSSYFVEWIPNNVKTAVCDIPPRGLKMAVTFIGNSTAIQELFKRISEQFTAMFRRKAFLHWYTGEGMDEMEFAEAESNMNDLVSEYQQYQDATAEEEEDFGEEAEEEPKAEPPSPQASQFP, from the exons aTGAGGGAAATCGTGCACATCCAGGCTGGTCAGTGTGGCAACCAGATCGGTGCCAAGTTCTGGGAGGTGATCAGTGATGAACATGGCATCGACCCCACTGGCACCTACCACGGGGACAGCGACCTGCAGCTGGACTGCATCTCCGTGTACTACAATGAAGCCACAGGTGGCAAATGTGTTCCTCGTGCCATCCTGGTGGATCTAGAACCTGGGACCATGGACTCTGTTCGCTCAGGTCCTTTTGGCCAGATCTTTAGACCAGACAACTTTGTATTTGGTCAGTTTGGGGCAGGTTACAACTGGGCCAAAGGCCACTACAAACAGGGCGCCGAGCTGGTTGATTCTGTCCTGGATGTGGTATGGAAGGAG GTCGATGAGCAGATGCTTAACGTGCAGAACAAGAACAGCAGCTACTTTGTGGAATGGATCCCCAACAACGTCAAGACAGCTGTCTGTGACATCCCACCTCGTGGCCTCAAGATGGCGGTCACCTTCATTGGCAATAGCACGGCCATCCAGGAGCTCTTCAAGCGCATCTCCGAGCAGTTCACTGCCATGTTCCGCCGGAAGGCCTTCCTCCACTGGTACACAGGCGAGGGCATGGACGAGATGGAGTTCGCCGAGGCTGAGAGCAACATGAACGACCTCGTCTCTGAGTATCAGCAGTACCAGGATGCCAccgcagaggaggaggaggatttcGGTGAGGAGGCCGAAGAGGAGCCTAAGGCAGAGCCCCCATCACCTCAGGCTTCTCAGTTCCCTTAG
- the LOC100582845 gene encoding tubulin beta-7 chain-like isoform X2 — MREIVHIQAGQCGNQIGAKFWEVISDEHGIDPTGTYHGDSDLQLDCISLTHSPGGGTGSGMGTLLISKIREEYPDRIMNTFSVVPSPKVSDTVVKPYNATLSVHQLVENTDETYCIDNKALYDICFCTLKLTTPTYGDLNHIISDTMSGVTTCLRFPGQLNADLRKLAVNMVPFPCLHFFMPGFAPLTSRGSQQDRALTVLELTQQVFNAKNMMAACDLRHGRYLTVAAVFRGRMSMKEVDEQMLNVQNKNSSYFVEWIPNNVKTAVCDIPPRGLKMAVTFIGNSTAIQELFKRISEQFTAMFRRKAFLHWYTGEGMDEMEFAEAESNMNDLVSEYQQYQDATAEEEEDFGEEAEEEPKAEPPSPQASQFP; from the exons aTGAGGGAAATCGTGCACATCCAGGCTGGTCAGTGTGGCAACCAGATCGGTGCCAAGTTCTGGGAGGTGATCAGTGATGAACATGGCATCGACCCCACTGGCACCTACCACGGGGACAGCGACCTGCAGCTGGACTGCATCTCC CTGACCCACTCACCGGGTGGGGGCACAGGCTCTGGAATGGGCACTCTCCTTATCAGCAAGATCCGAGAAGAATACCCTGATCGCATCATGAATACCTTCAGTGTGGTGCCTTCACCCAAAGTGTCTGACACCGTGGTCAAGCCCTACAATGCTACCCTCTCCGTCCATCAGTTGGTAGAGAACACTGATGAGACCTATTGCATTGACAACAAGGCCCTCTATGATATCTGCTTCTGCACTCTGAAGCTGACCACACCAACCTATGGCGATCTGAACCACATCATCTCAGACACCATGAGTGGTGTCACCACCTGCCTCCGCTTCCCTGGCCAGCTCAATGCTGACCTCCGCAAGTTGGCAGTCAACATGGTCCCCTTCCCATGTCTCCATTTCTTTATGCCTGGCTTTGCCCCTCTCACCAGCCGTGGAAGCCAGCAGGATCGagctctcacagtgctggagctCACCCAGCAGGTCTTCAATGCCAAGAACATGATGGCTGCCTGTGACCTCCGCCACGGCCGATACCTCACTGTGGCTGCTGTCTTCCGTGGTCGGATGTCCATGAAGGAGGTCGATGAGCAGATGCTTAACGTGCAGAACAAGAACAGCAGCTACTTTGTGGAATGGATCCCCAACAACGTCAAGACAGCTGTCTGTGACATCCCACCTCGTGGCCTCAAGATGGCGGTCACCTTCATTGGCAATAGCACGGCCATCCAGGAGCTCTTCAAGCGCATCTCCGAGCAGTTCACTGCCATGTTCCGCCGGAAGGCCTTCCTCCACTGGTACACAGGCGAGGGCATGGACGAGATGGAGTTCGCCGAGGCTGAGAGCAACATGAACGACCTCGTCTCTGAGTATCAGCAGTACCAGGATGCCAccgcagaggaggaggaggatttcGGTGAGGAGGCCGAAGAGGAGCCTAAGGCAGAGCCCCCATCACCTCAGGCTTCTCAGTTCCCTTAG
- the LOC100582845 gene encoding tubulin beta-7 chain-like isoform X3 produces MREIVHIQAGQCGNQIGAKFWEVISDEHGIDPTGTYHGDSDLQLDCISVYYNEATGGKCVPRAILVDLEPGTMDSVRSGPFGQIFRPDNFVFGQFGAGYNWAKGHYKQGAELVDSVLDVVWKEAESCDCLQLNADLRKLAVNMVPFPCLHFFMPGFAPLTSRGSQQDRALTVLELTQQVFNAKNMMAACDLRHGRYLTVAAVFRGRMSMKEVDEQMLNVQNKNSSYFVEWIPNNVKTAVCDIPPRGLKMAVTFIGNSTAIQELFKRISEQFTAMFRRKAFLHWYTGEGMDEMEFAEAESNMNDLVSEYQQYQDATAEEEEDFGEEAEEEPKAEPPSPQASQFP; encoded by the exons aTGAGGGAAATCGTGCACATCCAGGCTGGTCAGTGTGGCAACCAGATCGGTGCCAAGTTCTGGGAGGTGATCAGTGATGAACATGGCATCGACCCCACTGGCACCTACCACGGGGACAGCGACCTGCAGCTGGACTGCATCTCCGTGTACTACAATGAAGCCACAGGTGGCAAATGTGTTCCTCGTGCCATCCTGGTGGATCTAGAACCTGGGACCATGGACTCTGTTCGCTCAGGTCCTTTTGGCCAGATCTTTAGACCAGACAACTTTGTATTTGGTCAGTTTGGGGCAGGTTACAACTGGGCCAAAGGCCACTACAAACAGGGCGCCGAGCTGGTTGATTCTGTCCTGGATGTGGTATGGAAGGAGGCAGAGAGCTGTGACTGCCT CCAGCTCAATGCTGACCTCCGCAAGTTGGCAGTCAACATGGTCCCCTTCCCATGTCTCCATTTCTTTATGCCTGGCTTTGCCCCTCTCACCAGCCGTGGAAGCCAGCAGGATCGagctctcacagtgctggagctCACCCAGCAGGTCTTCAATGCCAAGAACATGATGGCTGCCTGTGACCTCCGCCACGGCCGATACCTCACTGTGGCTGCTGTCTTCCGTGGTCGGATGTCCATGAAGGAGGTCGATGAGCAGATGCTTAACGTGCAGAACAAGAACAGCAGCTACTTTGTGGAATGGATCCCCAACAACGTCAAGACAGCTGTCTGTGACATCCCACCTCGTGGCCTCAAGATGGCGGTCACCTTCATTGGCAATAGCACGGCCATCCAGGAGCTCTTCAAGCGCATCTCCGAGCAGTTCACTGCCATGTTCCGCCGGAAGGCCTTCCTCCACTGGTACACAGGCGAGGGCATGGACGAGATGGAGTTCGCCGAGGCTGAGAGCAACATGAACGACCTCGTCTCTGAGTATCAGCAGTACCAGGATGCCAccgcagaggaggaggaggatttcGGTGAGGAGGCCGAAGAGGAGCCTAAGGCAGAGCCCCCATCACCTCAGGCTTCTCAGTTCCCTTAG